The following proteins are encoded in a genomic region of Myxococcales bacterium:
- a CDS encoding inositol-3-phosphate synthase: MEKIRIAIAGIGNCASSLVQGFEYYKDKKPEDAIGLMHWDIGGYRPFDIEVVAAFDIDVRKVGKDVNEAIFELPNCTTVFCEKLPKAKVQVQMGRILDGVAEHMGQHPDERTFLPSDAPEATREAVVLTLKQSRAEVLLNYLPVGSEEAARFYAECALEAGVALINCIPVFIASDPDFAQRFKDKGIPIVGDDIKAQLGATITHRMLTDLFRKRGVKLERTYQLNTGGNTDFLNMLNRDRLRSKKESKTEAVQSVAGERISDENIHVGPSDYVAWQNDNKVCFLRMEGKLFGDVPMNLELRLSVEDSPNSAGVSIDAIRCAKLALDNGIGGPLLSPSSYFMKHPPEQYTDDEAYTRTEDFIAGRRDV; this comes from the coding sequence ATGGAGAAGATCCGAATAGCGATCGCTGGGATAGGCAACTGTGCCAGCTCGCTCGTGCAGGGGTTCGAATACTACAAGGACAAGAAGCCCGAGGATGCCATCGGACTCATGCACTGGGACATCGGCGGCTATCGCCCATTCGACATCGAGGTCGTCGCCGCCTTCGATATTGACGTGCGCAAGGTGGGGAAGGATGTAAACGAAGCCATCTTCGAGCTCCCCAACTGCACGACGGTGTTCTGCGAAAAACTCCCCAAGGCAAAAGTACAGGTCCAGATGGGACGAATCTTGGACGGCGTTGCAGAGCATATGGGACAACATCCTGATGAGCGCACTTTCCTACCGTCCGATGCTCCCGAAGCAACCCGTGAGGCCGTTGTTCTCACCCTGAAGCAATCGCGAGCCGAGGTACTCCTCAACTATCTTCCAGTGGGCTCTGAAGAGGCCGCTCGCTTCTACGCCGAGTGCGCACTCGAAGCCGGTGTGGCACTCATCAACTGCATCCCGGTTTTCATCGCGAGTGATCCCGACTTTGCCCAGCGCTTCAAAGACAAGGGGATTCCCATCGTCGGCGACGACATCAAGGCACAGCTCGGCGCGACCATCACTCACCGCATGCTTACCGACCTGTTTCGCAAGCGTGGCGTCAAGCTCGAGCGCACCTATCAGCTCAACACGGGAGGCAACACCGACTTTCTCAACATGCTGAACCGCGATCGCTTACGCTCTAAGAAGGAATCGAAGACCGAGGCTGTGCAGTCGGTGGCAGGTGAGCGAATCTCAGACGAGAACATCCACGTGGGTCCCAGCGATTACGTGGCGTGGCAGAACGACAACAAGGTCTGTTTCTTGCGCATGGAGGGGAAGCTCTTCGGCGACGTTCCAATGAATCTCGAACTGAGGCTCTCAGTAGAGGACTCGCCCAACTCAGCAGGGGTCTCGATCGACGCCATCCGCTGCGCAAAGCTTGCACTCGACAACGGCATTGGGGGACCCCTCCTCTCTCCTTCGTCCTATTTCATGAAGCATCCCCCCGAGCAGTACACCGACGACGAAGCCTACACCCGCACGGAGGATTTCATCGCCGGCCGCCGAGATGTCTGA
- a CDS encoding zinc-binding dehydrogenase — translation MPGEETLTSREIRSKISKDGTLELSLASTQIPAPAEDEIVVRVEATPINPSDLGLLFGPADMTTAKSSGSASEPIVTADVPSGLMRSVAARVDQSLAVGNEGAGIVVQAGESDAAQALLGKTVGLIGGGMYAQFRVLKVAMSLTLEEGTTPKEGASCFVNPLTALGMVETMRLENHTALVHTAAASNLGQMLNRVCLSDGIDLVCIVRKPAQVDLLKKAGAKFVCDSSASSFMEDLIDALVTTGATIAFDATGGGKLAGQILTCMEAAANKSASEFSRYGSTVHKQVYIYGGLDRSQTVFGRNFGMAWGIGGWLLTPFLQKIGFEAGQGLRERVASEIKTTFASSYAREVSLAGALQLDAIASYGKQASGEKFLINPNKD, via the coding sequence GATTCGTTCGAAGATCAGCAAGGACGGCACCCTCGAGCTTTCCCTCGCATCAACCCAGATTCCCGCGCCCGCCGAAGACGAAATCGTGGTGCGCGTAGAGGCCACTCCGATCAACCCCTCGGACCTCGGGCTGCTCTTTGGTCCAGCAGACATGACGACCGCAAAGTCCTCGGGCAGCGCCAGCGAGCCGATCGTAACCGCCGACGTCCCCAGTGGTCTGATGAGGTCCGTGGCCGCCAGAGTCGATCAGTCCCTGGCCGTCGGCAACGAGGGCGCGGGCATCGTGGTGCAGGCGGGTGAATCCGACGCCGCCCAGGCGCTGCTCGGCAAGACCGTCGGATTGATCGGCGGCGGCATGTACGCACAGTTCCGCGTCTTGAAAGTCGCCATGAGCCTGACCCTGGAAGAGGGCACGACCCCGAAAGAGGGTGCATCTTGCTTCGTCAATCCCCTCACCGCTCTCGGCATGGTCGAGACCATGCGCCTGGAAAACCACACCGCATTGGTCCACACCGCGGCCGCGTCGAACCTCGGGCAGATGCTCAACCGAGTCTGCCTGAGCGATGGAATCGATCTCGTTTGCATCGTGCGCAAGCCCGCGCAAGTAGACCTGCTGAAGAAGGCCGGAGCAAAGTTCGTCTGCGACTCTTCGGCGTCGTCGTTCATGGAAGACTTGATCGATGCTCTGGTGACGACCGGCGCGACGATCGCCTTTGATGCCACCGGCGGTGGCAAGTTGGCCGGACAGATTCTGACTTGCATGGAAGCTGCCGCGAACAAGAGCGCCAGCGAGTTCAGCCGCTACGGTTCGACCGTCCACAAGCAGGTCTACATCTACGGCGGGCTCGATCGCTCACAGACCGTATTCGGTCGCAACTTTGGCATGGCCTGGGGGATCGGCGGCTGGTTGTTGACGCCCTTCTTGCAGAAGATCGGCTTCGAGGCGGGTCAGGGCTTGCGAGAGCGTGTGGCCAGCGAGATCAAGACGACGTTTGCGAGTTCCTACGCACGCGAAGTTTCTCTTGCGGGCGCCCTGCAACTGGACGCGATTGCGTCCTACGGCAAACAGGCGAGCGGCGAGAAGTTCTTGATCAATCCGAACAAGGACTAG
- a CDS encoding beta-lactamase family protein translates to MASSATVCPQLPKLASHIEYEPGTQYVYHGGSAHWVLAELIERLGGMDFRDYVEQRVTAPLGLPRLLGIPQAEQGDIAQLCLPTPPDDRFNFPVMIEDGVPGGRAVMHAEDLARFYQGLLHNPGGLWKADVLADGVGNVRCTLLDPIMQRPANRTTGVVIGAGFGTTWGKSPTAYGWPGAGGQIGFAEPATGVLFAFLQTGDTDQISQFVRGIKMSELALALGR, encoded by the coding sequence GTGGCCTCATCGGCCACAGTTTGCCCCCAACTTCCGAAGCTGGCCTCTCATATCGAATACGAGCCCGGTACCCAGTACGTGTACCACGGCGGTTCTGCCCATTGGGTTTTGGCGGAACTGATCGAACGCCTGGGGGGTATGGACTTCCGCGACTATGTCGAACAGCGCGTCACCGCTCCCCTGGGTTTGCCCAGATTGCTGGGGATTCCGCAAGCCGAACAAGGCGACATCGCGCAGTTGTGTCTGCCCACGCCACCCGATGACCGGTTCAACTTCCCGGTCATGATCGAAGACGGCGTGCCGGGTGGTAGGGCGGTGATGCACGCAGAAGATCTGGCGCGTTTCTATCAGGGCTTGCTCCACAACCCGGGAGGGTTGTGGAAGGCCGACGTGCTGGCCGACGGTGTCGGCAATGTTCGTTGCACCTTGCTGGATCCGATCATGCAGCGTCCGGCGAACCGCACCACCGGCGTCGTGATCGGCGCCGGCTTTGGCACCACCTGGGGCAAGTCACCCACCGCCTACGGTTGGCCCGGTGCCGGAGGACAGATCGGCTTCGCAGAGCCCGCGACCGGCGTCTTGTTTGCGTTCCTGCAGACCGGCGACACGGATCAGATCAGCCAGTTCGTGCGCGGCATCAAAATGTCGGAGCTGGCGCTCGCGCTCGGTCGCTAG
- a CDS encoding mechanosensitive ion channel family protein, translated as MNDWIAFAEEARNVPWVRAIVVVLGSAMLAKLVDVVISRFLLRLTLRTNTDLDDKLVQLLHRPIFISVILIGLHIALKMLGWSPDVERIVGALIKTWAVFVWAGAGFKLTSTALTGLSRLADRVTWVEARTLPLFDNLSKIVVFSLAVYFFLVTWDLDLSAWLASAGIMGIAVGFAAKDTLANLFGGLFVIMDAPYKIGDFINLDTGERGRVIKIGLRSTRLLTRDDVEITLPNSHIANAKVVNESGGPNEKTRVAIQVGVAYGSDIERVREVLVEAAQSVEFVVDDPAPRVRFIEMGDSALIFRIQGWINEPAQRGSCIDGLNTAIYQALGKAAIEIPFPQRVIHVAPSVTASS; from the coding sequence ATGAACGATTGGATCGCGTTTGCTGAGGAGGCACGGAATGTACCGTGGGTGCGTGCCATCGTGGTGGTTCTGGGATCGGCGATGCTGGCCAAGCTCGTCGACGTCGTGATCTCTCGATTCCTGTTGCGCCTGACCCTGCGCACGAATACGGATCTGGACGACAAGCTGGTTCAGCTTCTCCACCGACCAATCTTCATCAGCGTAATCCTGATTGGACTGCATATCGCGCTGAAGATGCTGGGGTGGAGTCCGGATGTTGAACGTATCGTCGGCGCACTAATCAAGACTTGGGCCGTCTTCGTCTGGGCCGGGGCCGGATTCAAGTTGACTTCGACCGCGCTGACCGGGCTGAGCCGACTCGCCGATCGTGTGACTTGGGTCGAAGCGCGCACGCTTCCGCTCTTTGACAATCTGAGCAAGATCGTCGTTTTCAGTCTGGCGGTCTATTTCTTTCTCGTTACCTGGGATCTGGATCTCTCGGCCTGGCTGGCCTCCGCCGGCATCATGGGAATCGCCGTGGGTTTTGCGGCCAAGGATACGCTGGCCAACCTCTTTGGCGGACTCTTTGTCATCATGGATGCGCCCTACAAGATCGGCGACTTCATCAACCTCGACACGGGTGAGCGCGGCCGAGTGATCAAGATCGGACTGCGCAGCACGCGTCTGTTGACCCGCGACGATGTCGAAATTACCCTCCCCAACTCGCACATCGCCAACGCCAAGGTTGTCAACGAGTCCGGGGGCCCGAACGAGAAGACCCGGGTGGCAATTCAGGTGGGTGTGGCCTACGGCTCCGACATCGAGCGAGTTCGGGAGGTGCTCGTGGAGGCCGCGCAATCGGTCGAGTTCGTGGTGGACGATCCCGCGCCGCGCGTGCGCTTCATCGAGATGGGGGACTCGGCGCTGATCTTCCGAATTCAGGGCTGGATCAATGAGCCAGCCCAGCGGGGTAGTTGTATCGACGGATTGAACACGGCGATCTACCAGGCGCTAGGCAAAGCCGCCATCGAGATCCCTTTTCCGCAGCGAGTCATCCATGTGGCTCCGTCCGTGACAGCGTCCTCCTGA